In the genome of Streptomyces sp. P3, the window CCCGGGAGGGGGAGGGCCAGGCGCGCGGGACGCTCCGGGGCGCGCGAAACCCCGGCCCGCGCCTACGAGTGCCCCGAGCCGGCCTCTCCGCCGCCGGGCCCGGGTGCGCGGTCCTGTTCCGGCCCTTCGGCGGGCGTGCTGGCCGGGACCGGCCGCAGGCTCTTGGTGGACTCCCTGAACCGCTCCAGGGTCCGGCCCAACTGCTGGAAGGGCGAGCCGGGTCGTTTGACCGGCGCCTGCCGCGGCACTCCGGCCGCGTCGGCCTCGGCCGCCGCCTCCCGGTACGCGGCCAGCGCCTCGTGGGCGTGCTCGGCGGCCTCCCGGTACAGGTCCCGGGACTCCGTCATCGCCTCCAGCGCGTCCTTGTACATCGTCACCAGCGCGCGCTCGCGGGCGAGTTCCTCCTCCAGGGTCAGCAGCTGCCACTCCTCCCGCAGCACGGCGAGCGCGGCGTCGCCGCCTTCCGGCAGCGGCCGGGGCAGAGCGGCGAAACGCCGCACGGCGTCCAGCAGCTCGGTGGGATGCGTGCCGTCCAGGAACACGCTGCGCACCGAGAACGCGACGGGGTCGTAGTCGGCGGGAGCGGGCACGCCGGGCAGCACCAGCGCACCGCCGCGCGGCACCTCCGCCCCCGACTCCTTGAGGGCCCAGTTGACCGTGCGCAGCTGGTGCGGGGCGGCCCGGTGCTCGACGACCCGGTGATGCAGGCCGGGCGGGAGCAGCGGGACGAGCGAGCGGCGGCCCTGCTCGTCGGGCGTCATGGCCTCGTGGACGACGACGTGCACGGCCCAGGTGTCGCGCAGCGCGGCCCGGAGCGTGCGACGCAGTTCCTTGTCGTCCGCGGGCAGCGGGTTGACGTCGAGGAAACGTTCGCCCGTGACGGTCTCGTGGCCCCACGGTGCGTCCGCGTCCCAGGGCCAGAAGATGCCGGCGGGCGACGGCCAGCGCTGGTCCCAGGGGCGGTCCGCCTCCGCCGTGAGCGTCCACTCCTGGCCCCGGCCCGACCACTCGGCGAGGGTGAGCCGGGCGCGGACCGTCACGTCCTCCTCGGGCTGCCACCGGGCCTCGAAGGCCGTCTCCCCGTCGGGGGTGTCGGCCTCGGGCAGCTCCGCGAAGTCCTGCACGGCGCCGGCGTCCTTGAGGGCCTGGAGGTTCTTGCGCAGGACGTCCGGCGCGGTCGGTCCGGTGTGGCGGCCACGGGCCTGCCACACCGTGGAGGGCGTCATGGGCGAATCGGTCGCGGCGATGTGCGTGAGTCCATTCGTGAGGGCGGGCGGCCTGGCGGCGGCGCGGCGACGACAGGGCGACGGCGCGCGAAGGCCAGTATCGCTCGCCACAGGGGGTGGGCGGTCCGACGGGCGGCGGGCGAGGGCGCCCGAGGACGCCTCCGTTCAGGAGCCCCTTCCCCGGCACGACACCCGTCACGCGTCCGGATCCGCCCGGTTGGCCGCATCCGCCGCATCCGCCGCATCCGCCGGAGAACACGCGCGCAGTGTGTGGCCTGCCCGCCCGGGGTGTGCGCCGTGCACCACGGCGGACGTCCCGCACCCGTGGGCTCTTCGGGTCCGGGACGGGAGAATGGGACGGCGGACGGGGACCGTCCACCATCCGCTTCGGGGCGGGCCCCGTCCGCGCGCGCCCGCCCCCCGGCCGTCCATCTCTGCCGGGCGTCGATACCGCCGGGCGAACCGGCCGGCCCCGTGCCCCCGCCCCGAGGCGGCAGCCGCTCCCGTGCTTGCCGCTGTTGTCGGCCCGTCCGCTCGCCGGGCCGCCTCGGCGTGCGGCTCCGCGGACGGTCCGGCCGGTGCCGCCGGGCGAACACCGGGCATGCCAAAGGAATGTGCCAAAGCCGTCGCCTTCGGCTGCCGTGTTCCGTAACCTCTGGGGCACCCGAACCATCCCGCGCCGCACCGCACCTGCTCCGCAACAGTCGCCAACGCGCCGAAGGGACACCGGTCATGGCCGTCGAGGTCGAGGTCGCGAACGAACTGCACCGCCTGCGCGCCCGTATGCCGCAGCTGACGGGGGCGTTGGCGGCCGGCGCCGACGGTCTCGTTCTGGCCCAGGACATGCCGGACGTCCAACCGGAGGGACTGGCGGCGCTCACCGCGGCGGCGCTCGGCGTCGGACGCCGCATGGTCGACCTGGCGGCCCGCGGCGACTTCCGAGAACTCCTGGTGCGCGGCGCCGACGGCTACCTCGCGACCTACGCGGCCGGGCCGGCCGCCGTGCTGACCCTGCTCGCCGACGACCGGGTCAACGTCGGCCGACTGCACCTGGAGGGGCGGCGCTGCGGCGCACGCATCGCCGAGCTCGTGGCCGCCCGGTCCGCGGGCGAGCGGCCTTTCGGCGCGGGGGGCGGACGATTGCCTCCACCACAGGTCGGCGGCCGGATCCAGGGCGCACTCCCGCTGCGTATCCCGCCTCAGTCCCGCCACCGGCCCTGATCACGGATCGCAGTCCCGCCACCGGGCCTGGAGGCGGCGTCGGCGGACGGCGCACGTCACCCCGCGCCGCCACCCGCTCCCGAGCGCCCACGCGGACCCGCGACAGGGCGCCGCCGCGCACCCCTTTGCTCCGGGTCGGCGCCTGTGGAAGGCGCGCTGAAGCCGCCGGGGACGAGCCGCGCCGGTCCGACGGCGGGCATCGTGGGTCCCGACGGCGCGGGCCTGCCGTGCGCCTCCTGCCCCACACCGGCGGCGGGAGCCGCCGCCGGGCCGCCGGTCGCACGGGGATCCGCCTCCGGGTCCGGCACGCGGGGCCGCGGCGGAGCCGCCCGGCTCAGCACGCGCGTGTGGGGCATCAACGGGGCGCACGCGGAGCACACTTCGCTGAGCGTCCACACCTGACCCACCGACGGGTCGTGCCGCAGGACGAGGACGACCGTGCCCGCGCAGGAGACCCGGACGTCCTCGTGCGGCGCGCACCGCTGACGGCGGCACCAGCAGGCGGCGTCGTGATGCACCGCCGCCGCCCGGGCGTGCGCGGCCGCATGGGCCTCGGCGAAACGGCGCAGGGCCGCGAGGTCCCGGGAGCGCGACGGCATCGCGCACGCGGAGGAGCAGGTGACCGACGCGGTGCGGTCCCGGTGCCCCACCACACGGATCGTCCAGCAGCGACCCGGACGGCGGGCCGAGGGGGCGTCAGGGTGCATGAGAGCCAAAGCACACGTCCTTCGTGGAGAGGGAGGGAGGAGGGGAGAGGAAGCGGACCGGGAGCGGTTGCGGCACGGCCCGGCGGAAGTGACCTCGTTCACAGCATGCCCGTGGGCGACCGGACCATTCGCGCCGTGCCCCCTCCGGCCGACACACCGCGTGTCGGTCGCTGCCTCTAAGCTCCCTCCATGAGCACAGGGGGAACCCACAGACGCGTCGTCGACGGACGCTTCGAGCTGGTGGAGCGACTCGGCGGGGGAGGGATGGGCCTGGTGTGGCGGGCCCACGACCTGGTCCTGCAGCGCGCGGTGGCGGTGAAGGAGGTGCGGCACGCGGACCCGGACCTCGCCGAGCACGACCCGGCGGCCGCCGGCGTGCTGCGGGAGCGCGTGCTGCGGGAGGCCCGCGCGCTGGCACGCGTCCACCATCCCAACGTCGTCACCATCCATCACATCGTCGACGGCGGCGAGCACACGTATCCGTGGATCGTGATGGAGCTCGTCGAGGGCGGCTCCCTGCAGGACCGGCTGGAACGGGGCGTGATGCCGCCGGTCGAGGCCGCCCGGATGGGCCGCGAGGTGCTGGCCGCGCTGCGTGCCGCGCATGCCGTCGGCATCGAGCACCGTGACGTGAAGCCCGCCAACGTCCTGCTGCGCCCCGACGGACGGCCGGTGCTCACCGACTTCGGCATCGCCGCGGTCCGGGAGTCCGCCGGCCTCACCGCCACCGGCTCGGTCATCGGCTCGCCGGACTACATGGCTCCGGAACGGGTCAGTGGGAAGGAGGGCGGCTCCGCCGCCGACCTGTGGTCCCTCGGGATGCTCATGTACGTCGCCGTGGAGGGGCACCATCCGCTGCGCAGGGGCAGCACACTCGCCACCCTGGCCGCCGTGCTGAGCGAGGACGTGCCCGCGCCGCGCGGCGCAGGCCCGCTGACGGCCGTTCTCACGGCGCTGCTCGTGCGCGACCCGCAGGCCCGCCCCGACGCGGCCCGGGTCGACCTGATGCTGGCGGCCGCGACCGCCGCCGCGCCGGCGCCGGGCGTGGTCTTCCCCTCTGCTCCGCTCCCGCCGCCGGGCGCTGCCCTTCCGCCGGCTCCGGTCCCGTCGGCGGTCCAGGCTCCGCAGCCTTCGACGACCTCGTACCCGCTCACTCCGCCCGCGGCCCCGCCCGGCGTCGTCACGGTCGTCCCGCCGGCCGGCGCCCGGCCCCCCGCCCGCCGCGGCCGTACCACCGCCGTCGCCGTGCTGGCCGGCGCTCTGGCCGGCGTCCTGGCGTGGACGCTGTTTCCGTACCTCCACGACGGCGGCGACAGCGGCGGAAGCGGAGGCGCCTCACCCCTGCCCGGCGTGTCCGCGTCGCAGAGCGCCCGGCAGGCCGCCTCCGGAGCGTCCGGGGGTGCTTCCGACGACCCCTCCGAGGCGGCTTCCGGCGGCGCGTCCGACACCCAGAAGGTCGACCTGCTCAGCGGGGACGGCGTCAAGAACGTCGTGGCGAAGCTGTCGGCGGCCACGGGCGGGGCGAAGGTGACGAGCCTCGCGGTGTACGAGGAGTACGCCATCGCCGAGGTCTCCGTGAAGGGCCGCCCGAAGCTCTACGACCGGTACACGTACCGCGGTGGGGACGTGGCGGTGAAGGACGGCCCGGGCGGCACCGTGATGAGCGGCAAGGTCCCCGTCGACCTGGACGTCTACGACTGGGACAAGGTGCCCGGGCTGCTGGCGCGGGCCGCGAAGACCCTCGGCGTCCCCCGCCCCACCAGCCGCTACCTGCTGGTCGACCCGGGGTCCACGGTCTTCGACACCGGACCGTCGATGAGCGTCTACCTGTCCGACGACTACGGCAGCGGGTACCTCCGGGCCGACGTCAAGGGACGGGTGATCGCGACGTATCCGCGCGACGACGGCTGACGGCCGCGCACGGCCGGGCACGGCCGTGCGTGTCGAAGTAGTGTTTCGCCGTGCGGAATATATCGGCTCCCGATATATTCAGTCCCATGGCATCGAGGAGTATGACCCAGGCCGCCTTCTTCGTGCTGACGGCCCTCGCCGATCAGCCGCGGCACGGCTACGGCATCCTGCGGGAGATAGAGGAACTCTCGGCCGGTGAGGTGCAGTTGAGGGTGGGCACGCTGTACGGCGTGCTCGACCGGCTCACCGCCGACGGGCTCATCGCCCTGGACCGCGAGGAGGTCCAGCAGGGCAGACTCAGGCGCTACTACCGTGTCACCGACGACGGTGTCCGGGCCCTCGCGGCGGAGGCCGACCGTATGGCGGCCGGCGCCGGCGCGGCCAGACGCCGCATCGCCGAGGGACGCCGCGCCCCCGGGACCGTCATTCCGCCGGCCCCCGGGCCCGGACTCGCCGGAGGTCTGGCATGACCGGCGCGACGACCCTCCTCGAAGCGCGCTACCGCGCGGTGCTGCGGCTGCTGCCCATGTACTACCGCCAGGAGCGGGAGGAGGAGATGGTCGAGGTCTTCCTCGGGGAGACCGACCGCGATCTCCAGGACGAGAGCCGGCCGACCCTCGGCGAGGCCGCCAGCGTCGCAGCCCTCGCTGTGCGCACCCGACTGGGCACCGCCACCGCGCCGCGCCGCTACGCGGTGCTCGGCTCGACGGTCCGGCTCTTCGCACTCTGCGCCGTGCTGCTCCAGGCGGCCGCCGCGGTCGCCGACCGGGCACTGGAGCTGACCTGGACGTCCACCCACGGTTCCTTCGGGCGGGACGTGTTCATGTCGGGGTTCACCGGGCAGGGGCCGGTCGTCGCCTCGGCCGCCGTCGCCGCCTGGGTGCTGCCCCTGCTGTGGACGGTCGGCTGTTTCGCCCTGCTGCACGACCGCCGAAGGACCGCGCGGATCAGCGTGCTGCTCGCCGCCCTGCCCACCCTCTGGCCCTTTCTCGCGCCCTTCGTGGCCGACTTTCCCCCGCCGGCGCCGGCCTACGCCACCGCCACGGCGGCCTTCGCCTGGCTGCCGGCCCTGGCCCTGTGCACCTCCTGGCACCGCGACGCGCCCCCGGCGGCGCTGTCCGTCGGCACGCCGGGCACGGTCTACCTCGGCTGCTGCGTCGTGATGGGCGCCTCCGTCGTCGTGCTGCCCGGCGTGGCCGACTCCGTGTGGGCGCCGACCACCTGCTTCGTCCTCGGCGCGCTCGGCTGGCTGGTGCGCCGCGGCCGCCGGGGCCGGACCGCGGGCGGAGAGGGCGCGCTCGCCCTTGCCGGGCTCGGACTGCTGATCCTCACCCTGCGCGTGGCCGCCGCGTACACCTGGCTGGATGTGTCCATGCCGCTGCCCACGGCCATGGTGGCCGGATTCGCCGTCCAGGCGGCCGCCCTGCTGCTCCTGACCGCCGCCCTCGCGGTCGTCGGAGGCCGTGACGTCGCGGCCCGCTGACCGGACGGCGTGCCGCGACCCCGCCGAACGCCCGGACGGCGTGCGGCGACTCAGTGCGGGAAGGCGCGCGGCTGCCGCAGCCGGGGCAACTCGTCACGGAACTCCTCTATGCGGGAGCTGATCTGCCGCATCAGGACGGTGTCGGCCAGCCGGTCCAGGTAGAGGTTGCGACGGGCCAGACCGGGCGCGTCGACGCAGAAGTACAGGGTCATGAGGGGGTTGACGAACAGCTCGCCGTCCTTCGTGCGCTCGGTGAACCGGACGTCGCCGAAGTCGCCGCGCACGGCGGCCGCGACGGACCCGTTGACGATGCTGGGATGGCCCGGCGTGCACGCCTGGGCGTCGGCCACCGCGTCGAGGTAGAGGGCGCCCTCGGGGCTGTGCCGCGGCAGGGAGAACGCGCCGAGGTAGGAGCCCGCCCGGTCGAGTCCGGCCAGGTTCTCCAGCACCAGGGAGTGGCTGATCCCGTGATACGCGTCCACACCGAAGCCCAGACAGGCCACCAGACGCTGGGGGACGTCGTCGAGAGCCTGCACGGCGGCCAGGCTCGCCATGTCCTCCTCGGGCGTGCCCAGTCCGTGCTCGTCGCCGCGCATCAGGATGTCGGTGCCGCCGTCCACCAGGACCACGGCGTCCACCCCGCCCAGGTGGTCCACCAGCGCCCGGTAGGCGGCGCGCAGCGGCTGCACGCCGGTGCGCGGGAAGGCGTACACGGTGGAGGGCAGCCCCTGTCGGTCGAGCCAGCGGGCCAGGGTGCGTTCGGGGAAGTAGTCGCCGCGCACGGCGAGGTCGGGGCCGACGGCCGCGACGTCGGGCTGCAGCCACACGTCCGAGGGCAGCCCGTACAGATCGGCGAACGAGAGGTTCGCCAGGTGGACGTCCTTGCCCGCCGCCCGCAGGGCGAACGCCAGCGGAAGCCCCGCGTACACGTCGAAACCGCCGCCCGCGCCGGCGACGAGCACCCGGCGCGCGTCGCGCAGCCGGGTGAAGAGAGGAGGTTCCTGGAGGGAGAACACCCCCGGACGCTAACAGTCGGCGATCTTGCGGACCATCGGATTCGCCGTGGGTGTGCGCCGGGCGGGCACGCCGGGGCGAAGGGCCCGGAGGCGTCCGCCCCCGGGTCCCGTCATGTGCCTACGCGCCGCTCTCCCGCAGCATGTCCTCACGCTCGACGATCTTCACGCGCTCGCGGCCCTGCGGCTCGCCGAGCGCCTTCTCGGCGGCGTCCAGCCGGTGCCAGCCCTCCCAGGTGGTGAAGCGGACCTCGCGCTCGGCGAGGAACGCGTCCACGGCCTCCGGTTCGGGTGCGTCCGGCGTGTGCAGACGGCCGTTCGCGTGGTCGTCCAGCAGGTTCGACACCGTCTCGTTGGCGTCGCCCTTGGTGTGGCCGATCAGGCCGACCGGTCCGCGTCGGATCCAGCCGGTGACGTACGTGGACTGCAGGTGCGCGCCCGACTCCTCGATGACACGGCCGCCCTCGTCCGGAACGGTGCCCGAGTCGAGGTCCCAGGGCAGCTTCGGCAGCTTCTCGGAGAGGTAGCCGACGGCGCGGTAGACCGCCTGGACGTCCCAGTCCTTGAACTCGCCGGTGCCCTTGACGTTGCCGGTGCCGTCGAGAGCGGTGCGCTCGGTGCGCAGGCCGACGACGCTGCCGTCCTCGCCGAGGATCTCCGTCGGCGACTCGAAGAAGTGCAGGAACAATTTGTGCGGGCGGTCGCCCACATCGCGTATGGCCCAGTTCTCCAGCGTCTTGGCGACCATGTCGGCCTGCTTGTTGCCGCGCCGCGTCGCGATCGAGCCCTCGTCGTAGTCGATGTCCTCGGGGTCGACGATGACCTCGATGGTGGGGGAGTGGTCCAGCTCCCGCAGCTCCATCGGCGAGAACTTCGCCTGTGCGGGCCCGCGCCGGCCGAAGACGTGGATCTCCCGCGCCCTGTTGGCCTTGAGGCCCTCGTGGACGTTGGCCGGGATCTCCGTGGGCAGCAGCTCGTCCGCCGTCTTGGCCAGCACGCGCGCCACGTCGAGGGCGACGTTGCCGACGCCCAGGACCGCTACCTTCTCGGCCTGGAGCGGCCAGGTGCGCGGCACGTCCGGGTGACCGTCGTACCAGGAGACGAAGTCGGCGGCGCCGTAGGAGCCGTCGAGCTCGATCCCCGGGATCGACATCTCCCGGTCGGCCATGGCGCCGGTGGAGAAGATCACGCCGTCGTAGAAGGCGCGCAGGTCGTCCAGGCTGATGTCGGTCGGGTAGTCGACGTTGCCGAAGAGACGAATCTGCGGCTTGTCGAGGACCTGGTGCAGGGCGGTGACGATGCCCTTGATGCGCGGGTGGTCCGGGGCGACGCCGTAGCGGATCAGGCCGAACGGGGCCGGCATGCGCTCGAAGAGGTCGATGGAGACACCCGGGTCGGCGGCCACGGCGGACTTGAGCAGCGCGTCGGCGGCGTAGATCCCGGCGGGGCCGGCTCCGACAATGGCTACCCGCAGGGGGCGGGGCATGATCAGGTTCCCTTCGAGCGGCGACAGATCGACTCCGGGGAAGCCTAAACTAAGGCAAACCTAACTCGGTACACGGGTCCACTCTATGAGCTCATAAACACCATTTATGAGCGGGCGTCGCGCCCTGAGTCCCGCCGCGGCGGATCACCCGCACGCCCGCCTGCGGCCCACACTCCCTCAGGGCAGCGGCTGTTCGGCCCAGATCACCTTGCCCTTGGGGGTGTACCGAGTGCCCCAGCGCTCGGTGAGCTGCGCCACCAGGAACAGCCCGCGCCCGCCCTCGTCGGTCATCGCCGCGTACCGCAGATGCGGCGAGGTGCTGCTGCCGTCCGAGACCTCGCAGATCAGCGTGCGGTCCCGCAGCAGCCGCACCCGCACGGGCCCGCTGCCGTAGCGGATCGCGTTGGTGACCAGCTCGCTCAGGATCAGCTCCGTCGCGAAGGACAGCTCGTCGAGGTCCCAGCGCGCCAGCTGCCGCACCGCCGCCGACCGCACCTCGCCGACCGCCGCCGGGTCCACCGGCACCTCCCACTCGGCGACCCGGTCGGCGCCCAGGGCCCGGGTGCGCGCGACGATCAGAGCGATGTCGTCGCCCTGCCGGGCCGGCAGCAGCGCTTCCACGACCGCCTGGCAGGTCTCCTCCGGCGAACCCGCGGCGCTGCGCTCCAGCGCCGTGCGCAGCATCTCCAGACCGGTGTCGATGTCCCGCTCCCGGTCCTCCACCAGCCCGTCCGTGTACAACGCCAGCCGGCTGCCCTCGGCCAACTCCAGTTCGACCGTCTCGAACGGCAGACCGCCCAGCCCGAGCGGGAGCCCCGCCGGCACTTCGGCGTACTCGACCCGGCCGTCCGGACGCACCACCGCCGGCGGCGGATGGCCGGCGCGGGCGATCGTGCAGCGCCGGGACACCGGGTCGTAGATGGCGTACAGACAGGTCGCCCCGGAGACGGCCGCGTTGCCCCGGTCGCCCGCCTCGTCCTGGTCGATGCGCGCCACCAACTCGTCGAGCAGACCCAGCAGTTCCTCGGGGGGAAGATCCAGCGCGGAGAAGTTGTGCACCGCGGTGCGCAGTCGCCCCATGGTGGCCGCCGCGTGCAGCCCGTGTCCCACCACGTCCCCGACGACCAGAGCGACCCGGGCACCCGACAGGGGCAGCACGTCGAACCAGTCGCCCCCCACACCGGCCTGCGCGGGCAGATACCGGTAGGCGATGTCCAGGGCGTTCTGCTCCGGCAGCGTACGGGGCAGCAGGCTCCGCTGCAGCGTGACGGCCATGCCGTGCTCGCGGGTGAAACGGCGCGCGTTGTCGATGGAGATGGCCGCCCGCGCCACCAACTCCTCGGCGAGCGCCACCTCGTCCGGATCGAACGGGTCGGGCCGCTCCGAACGCCAGAAACTGACCACGCCCAGAATCAGCGTGCCGGCCCGTACCGGCACCGTGATCAGCGAGTGGATGCCGAACTCCACGACCTGTTCGGTCCGTTCCAGGTCCTGGGCACGCCAGCCCGGCGCCCGGGACAGCCGGGCCTCCAGCACGGCCCGCGCGGTCCCCAGGCTGCGGGCCTGCGGCGCGGAGTCGACGAACCGGATCCGATCGCCCACGGCGTACAGCGGAGCGCCCTTGCGGATCCCGCCGACCGCCGTGCGCCGTAGCGTGCCCTTCGTCTCGGGCTCCTCGCCGTCCAGGACGGCGTCGAACAGGTCGACGGTCGCGAAGTCCGCGAACCTCGGCACGGCCAGCGCCGTCAGCTCCTCCGCCGTCCGGGTCACGTCCAGGCTCGTCCCGATGCCGACCCCCGCCGCGTACAGCATGTCGAGACGCTCACGGGCCGCCTCCGCACGCCCCGACAGGGCGCGCAGTTCGGTGGAGTCGCGAAGCGTCGCGACGCTGCCGGCCGGACCGCCCGCCAGGTGGGTGGGCCGCTGGTTGATCGCCAGCAGTCGTTCCCCGACCAGGTGCACCTCGTCCGTCACCATCCGCCCGGAGGCCAGCAGCTGGGCGGTCTCCCGGTCCAGTCCCAGGTCGAGGACCTGCCGCCGCTCGGCGTCCGGGGGCAGATCGAGCAGCCGCTGCGCCTCGTCGTTGGCGAGCAGCAGGTCGCCCTCGCCGCCGACGATGATCACGCCCTCCCGCACGGCGTGCAGCACGGCGTCGTGGTGCTCGTACATCCGGGTCATCTCGCGCGGTCCGAGGCCGTGTGTCTGGCGCTGCAGCCGACGGCTGACCAGCGCGGTGCTCGCCGTGGCCAGCACCAGGGCGAGAGCGGCGCTGCCGAGGACGAGCGGCAGCTGCCGGTCGGCGTTGCCGCCCACGTGCTCGGTCGTGATGCCGGACGACACCAGCCCGACCACCTGCCCGCCGGACGCCCGCACGGGGACGACGGCCTGGACCAGCCGGCCGATGGTCCCGTTGACCTCCTCGACCACGACGCCGCCGTCCAGCGCCGGTTGGAGGGTCCCGACGAACTTCTTGCCGATGCGGTCCGGCTTGGGATGTGTGTAGCGGATGCCGTCGGTGTTCATGACGACGATGAAGTCCATGTCCGAGGCCTTGCGGGCGGCCTCGGCCTTGGGCTGCAGCACGGCCGTCGGATTCGGGCTGTTCAGCGCCGCCA includes:
- a CDS encoding SpoIIE family protein phosphatase/ATP-binding protein; its protein translation is MVRLLGRSDARQARGPRGPRDRRAPETTLGGRSLAAQVFVLQVVIVLLLVVAAVVALLLQVRHDSAQEARNRSLAVAETFANSPGMVAALNSPNPTAVLQPKAEAARKASDMDFIVVMNTDGIRYTHPKPDRIGKKFVGTLQPALDGGVVVEEVNGTIGRLVQAVVPVRASGGQVVGLVSSGITTEHVGGNADRQLPLVLGSAALALVLATASTALVSRRLQRQTHGLGPREMTRMYEHHDAVLHAVREGVIIVGGEGDLLLANDEAQRLLDLPPDAERRQVLDLGLDRETAQLLASGRMVTDEVHLVGERLLAINQRPTHLAGGPAGSVATLRDSTELRALSGRAEAARERLDMLYAAGVGIGTSLDVTRTAEELTALAVPRFADFATVDLFDAVLDGEEPETKGTLRRTAVGGIRKGAPLYAVGDRIRFVDSAPQARSLGTARAVLEARLSRAPGWRAQDLERTEQVVEFGIHSLITVPVRAGTLILGVVSFWRSERPDPFDPDEVALAEELVARAAISIDNARRFTREHGMAVTLQRSLLPRTLPEQNALDIAYRYLPAQAGVGGDWFDVLPLSGARVALVVGDVVGHGLHAAATMGRLRTAVHNFSALDLPPEELLGLLDELVARIDQDEAGDRGNAAVSGATCLYAIYDPVSRRCTIARAGHPPPAVVRPDGRVEYAEVPAGLPLGLGGLPFETVELELAEGSRLALYTDGLVEDRERDIDTGLEMLRTALERSAAGSPEETCQAVVEALLPARQGDDIALIVARTRALGADRVAEWEVPVDPAAVGEVRSAAVRQLARWDLDELSFATELILSELVTNAIRYGSGPVRVRLLRDRTLICEVSDGSSTSPHLRYAAMTDEGGRGLFLVAQLTERWGTRYTPKGKVIWAEQPLP
- a CDS encoding serine/threonine-protein kinase, with protein sequence MSTGGTHRRVVDGRFELVERLGGGGMGLVWRAHDLVLQRAVAVKEVRHADPDLAEHDPAAAGVLRERVLREARALARVHHPNVVTIHHIVDGGEHTYPWIVMELVEGGSLQDRLERGVMPPVEAARMGREVLAALRAAHAVGIEHRDVKPANVLLRPDGRPVLTDFGIAAVRESAGLTATGSVIGSPDYMAPERVSGKEGGSAADLWSLGMLMYVAVEGHHPLRRGSTLATLAAVLSEDVPAPRGAGPLTAVLTALLVRDPQARPDAARVDLMLAAATAAAPAPGVVFPSAPLPPPGAALPPAPVPSAVQAPQPSTTSYPLTPPAAPPGVVTVVPPAGARPPARRGRTTAVAVLAGALAGVLAWTLFPYLHDGGDSGGSGGASPLPGVSASQSARQAASGASGGASDDPSEAASGGASDTQKVDLLSGDGVKNVVAKLSAATGGAKVTSLAVYEEYAIAEVSVKGRPKLYDRYTYRGGDVAVKDGPGGTVMSGKVPVDLDVYDWDKVPGLLARAAKTLGVPRPTSRYLLVDPGSTVFDTGPSMSVYLSDDYGSGYLRADVKGRVIATYPRDDG
- a CDS encoding roadblock/LC7 domain-containing protein → MAVEVEVANELHRLRARMPQLTGALAAGADGLVLAQDMPDVQPEGLAALTAAALGVGRRMVDLAARGDFRELLVRGADGYLATYAAGPAAVLTLLADDRVNVGRLHLEGRRCGARIAELVAARSAGERPFGAGGGRLPPPQVGGRIQGALPLRIPPQSRHRP
- a CDS encoding FAD-dependent oxidoreductase — encoded protein: MPRPLRVAIVGAGPAGIYAADALLKSAVAADPGVSIDLFERMPAPFGLIRYGVAPDHPRIKGIVTALHQVLDKPQIRLFGNVDYPTDISLDDLRAFYDGVIFSTGAMADREMSIPGIELDGSYGAADFVSWYDGHPDVPRTWPLQAEKVAVLGVGNVALDVARVLAKTADELLPTEIPANVHEGLKANRAREIHVFGRRGPAQAKFSPMELRELDHSPTIEVIVDPEDIDYDEGSIATRRGNKQADMVAKTLENWAIRDVGDRPHKLFLHFFESPTEILGEDGSVVGLRTERTALDGTGNVKGTGEFKDWDVQAVYRAVGYLSEKLPKLPWDLDSGTVPDEGGRVIEESGAHLQSTYVTGWIRRGPVGLIGHTKGDANETVSNLLDDHANGRLHTPDAPEPEAVDAFLAEREVRFTTWEGWHRLDAAEKALGEPQGRERVKIVEREDMLRESGA
- a CDS encoding DUF1152 domain-containing protein, which gives rise to MFSLQEPPLFTRLRDARRVLVAGAGGGFDVYAGLPLAFALRAAGKDVHLANLSFADLYGLPSDVWLQPDVAAVGPDLAVRGDYFPERTLARWLDRQGLPSTVYAFPRTGVQPLRAAYRALVDHLGGVDAVVLVDGGTDILMRGDEHGLGTPEEDMASLAAVQALDDVPQRLVACLGFGVDAYHGISHSLVLENLAGLDRAGSYLGAFSLPRHSPEGALYLDAVADAQACTPGHPSIVNGSVAAAVRGDFGDVRFTERTKDGELFVNPLMTLYFCVDAPGLARRNLYLDRLADTVLMRQISSRIEEFRDELPRLRQPRAFPH
- a CDS encoding PadR family transcriptional regulator, translating into MTQAAFFVLTALADQPRHGYGILREIEELSAGEVQLRVGTLYGVLDRLTADGLIALDREEVQQGRLRRYYRVTDDGVRALAAEADRMAAGAGAARRRIAEGRRAPGTVIPPAPGPGLAGGLA